One Candidatus Blochmannia vicinus DNA window includes the following coding sequences:
- the yigB gene encoding 5-amino-6-(5-phospho-D-ribitylamino)uracil phosphatase YigB, producing the protein MHFYRVLRPFYAITLDLDNTLYNNYSVMNQAEEQSVLFLQKYHPALSKIKKTDYYQSRKILKIAEPDIYHDVNYWRWKSLKITLLQAGLNKNEAQAGADYAMDIIIRWRNKIDIPLSTHNTLSALNTKWPLIAITNGNANPVTCGLKPYFQYILRAGINGRAKPYTDMYYLASKHFGLPCKNILHVGDDLQTDVKGAMRSGMQACWINQYNADQFYSIGTKLLPHLKISKLTSLTYLL; encoded by the coding sequence ATGCATTTTTATCGCGTGTTACGCCCTTTCTACGCTATAACTTTAGATCTAGATAATACATTGTACAATAATTACTCGGTTATGAATCAAGCTGAAGAACAATCAGTATTATTTTTACAAAAATATCATCCCGCATTGTCTAAAATAAAAAAGACCGACTATTATCAGTCACGTAAAATACTAAAAATTGCAGAACCAGACATTTATCATGATGTAAATTATTGGCGCTGGAAATCCTTAAAGATAACTTTGCTGCAGGCAGGATTAAATAAAAATGAAGCGCAAGCAGGAGCTGATTATGCTATGGACATCATTATACGTTGGCGCAATAAAATTGATATACCTCTTAGTACTCATAACACATTATCCGCATTAAATACTAAGTGGCCATTAATTGCAATTACTAATGGCAATGCAAATCCTGTTACCTGTGGTTTAAAACCATATTTTCAATATATACTACGTGCTGGAATTAATGGCCGAGCCAAACCATACACAGATATGTATTATTTAGCTTCAAAACATTTTGGATTGCCTTGCAAAAATATTTTACATGTAGGTGATGACTTACAGACAGATGTAAAAGGCGCAATGCGTTCTGGAATGCAAGCTTGCTGGATCAATCAATATAACGCAGATCAATTTTACTCAATAGGTACAAAATTATTACCACATTTGAAAATTTCAAAGTTAACATCATTAACATACTTACTATAA
- the ilvA gene encoding threonine ammonia-lyase, biosynthetic produces MKKLNYFSNVPRPAEYLRTALRSHVYEVAQITPLQMMSKLSQRFENIVLVKREDRQPVHSFKLRGAYAMISSLNESQKSSGIITASAGNHAQGVAFSATHLGITSVIVMPTNTADIKIDAVRNFGGKPLLCGANFDEAKIKAMSLADKHRLTFIPPFDHPTVIAGQGTLAMELLQQDAHLDRIFVPVGGGGLAAGISVLIKHLMPQIKVIGVESAESASLCAALSAGTPVWLHKVGLFAEGVAVRCVGNETFRLCKKYLDDVITVDNDAICAAIKDLFEDVRAIAEPSGALALAGMKKYIQQYAIRGERLAHVLSGANLNFHELRYISERCELGEQREALMAITIPEKKGSFLEFYKILGNRSVTEFNYRYNGSKKVCIFIGIRLKNGHAERKVIIQEILANGFHVVDLSDDEMAKLHVRYMVGAHLFQSLQERIFSFEFPEAPGALLKFLYTLGTNWNISLFHYRNHGADYGRVLAGFELSNQKEEEEFEQYLSKLGYEWHDVTTNPVFKVF; encoded by the coding sequence ATGAAAAAATTGAATTATTTTTCCAATGTGCCCCGTCCCGCAGAATATCTACGAACTGCCTTGCGTTCTCATGTGTATGAAGTAGCTCAAATAACTCCATTACAAATGATGAGCAAATTATCACAACGTTTCGAAAATATAGTATTAGTAAAACGCGAAGATAGACAACCAGTACATAGTTTTAAGCTGCGTGGCGCTTATGCCATGATTTCAAGTCTTAATGAATCACAAAAATCTTCTGGAATTATTACAGCATCAGCAGGTAATCATGCTCAGGGAGTAGCTTTTTCTGCTACTCATCTTGGTATAACATCTGTAATTGTAATGCCTACAAACACTGCGGATATAAAGATAGACGCAGTGCGCAATTTTGGTGGAAAACCATTATTGTGCGGAGCTAATTTTGACGAAGCTAAAATTAAAGCTATGTCTCTAGCTGATAAACATCGATTAACTTTTATTCCTCCGTTCGACCATCCAACGGTTATAGCAGGCCAAGGAACATTAGCGATGGAATTGTTACAACAAGATGCTCATTTAGACCGTATTTTTGTTCCAGTAGGAGGAGGTGGATTAGCTGCAGGTATTTCTGTTTTAATTAAACATCTTATGCCCCAAATAAAAGTCATAGGAGTTGAATCAGCAGAATCAGCTTCTTTATGCGCGGCATTATCAGCCGGAACACCAGTATGGTTACATAAAGTAGGTTTATTTGCAGAAGGAGTAGCTGTACGATGTGTTGGAAATGAAACATTTCGTTTGTGCAAAAAATATCTAGATGACGTAATTACAGTAGATAATGATGCAATCTGTGCTGCAATAAAAGATTTGTTTGAAGACGTACGCGCTATAGCTGAACCTTCGGGCGCTTTAGCCTTAGCTGGAATGAAGAAATATATTCAACAATATGCAATACGGGGTGAAAGATTAGCTCATGTTCTTTCAGGTGCTAATCTAAATTTTCATGAATTACGTTATATTTCAGAACGTTGTGAACTAGGAGAACAACGAGAAGCATTAATGGCAATTACTATCCCAGAAAAAAAAGGTAGTTTTTTAGAATTCTATAAAATATTAGGCAACAGATCGGTAACAGAATTTAATTATCGTTATAATGGATCTAAAAAAGTTTGTATCTTTATTGGTATACGTTTGAAAAACGGACATGCTGAAAGAAAAGTAATAATACAAGAAATACTCGCTAATGGGTTTCACGTCGTAGACTTATCTGATGACGAAATGGCAAAATTACATGTTAGATATATGGTAGGGGCACATTTATTCCAGTCTTTACAGGAACGAATTTTCAGTTTTGAATTTCCAGAAGCTCCAGGAGCATTATTAAAATTTCTTTATACTTTAGGTACTAATTGGAATATTTCTCTGTTTCATTATAGAAACCATGGCGCTGATTACGGACGTGTTCTAGCTGGATTTGAATTATCTAACCAAAAAGAAGAAGAAGAATTTGAACAATACCTATCTAAATTAGGATATGAATGGCATGATGTCACAACTAATCCAGTGTTCAAAGTATTTTAA
- the trxA gene encoding thioredoxin, which produces MNYIIHLTDSDFKEKVLNSINQDNKPFLIDFWAEWCNPCKAMTPILEDIATEFHDKLKIAKLNIDKNPITTKNYGIRSIPTLLLMHHGKVLSTKIGLLSKQNLQEFLKKYI; this is translated from the coding sequence ATGAATTATATAATACATTTGACAGATTCTGATTTTAAAGAAAAAGTATTAAACTCTATCAATCAAGACAATAAACCATTTTTAATTGATTTTTGGGCTGAATGGTGCAATCCTTGTAAAGCAATGACACCTATTTTAGAAGATATAGCTACTGAATTTCATGATAAACTAAAAATAGCAAAATTAAATATAGATAAAAATCCAATAACTACTAAAAACTATGGCATTCGAAGTATTCCAACGTTATTGTTGATGCACCACGGAAAAGTATTATCTACTAAAATAGGATTGTTATCTAAACAAAATTTACAAGAATTTTTAAAAAAATATATATAA
- a CDS encoding 3'-5' exonuclease, producing MNISNILSKLNDKQKEAVTSNDKNILVLSGAGSGKTRVLVNRIAWLQLVKKCTPWSIMAVTFTNKSALVMRNRVQSLIGVQKKSDIWISTFHGLANHLLRTHYINANLPKDFQILDKNDQIRLLKQLIRSLNLNEKKYSVHQAMHYVNTEKNKISDIQNTNINNNSIKTTWIRLYQSYRDICHRSGLIDFNELLERAYLLCLNYPNILHYYQKRFTNILVDEFQDTNKIQYDWLCLLSRESNNLMIVGDDDQSIYGWRGAQVKNFQRFLEDFKNVRIITLEQNYRSTNNILKAANALICKNHTRLKKKLWTRENKGDAISVYCAFNSADEALFVANNLINWKKKHGSLNECAILYRNNFQSRLLEEILSKKNVPHQIYGGIKFFERKEIKDIMAYLKFIINQNNNIAYMRIINTPNRGIGPRTLESINKYANLNHLSLWDSSLFISNKKIIKGKSAIALKKFITLIDSLKKQILTILPLHEQIYHIIRQVGLWNTYKEKTSIPTYHEHIHNIQELIIMSKQYDNSLESTIHESPLQQFLSYISLEFEENLSNSHTDSVQLMTLHAAKGLEFSQVFIVGLEEGICPSYVALTNKELLEEERRLIYVGITRAMHKLTISYSETRHVYGKETIIQSPSRFINELPIDCLEVS from the coding sequence ATGAATATTTCTAATATTCTTAGCAAACTAAATGATAAACAAAAAGAAGCAGTCACTTCTAATGACAAAAATATATTGGTATTGTCTGGAGCCGGAAGCGGAAAAACTCGGGTATTAGTGAATCGTATTGCTTGGCTGCAACTAGTAAAAAAATGCACACCATGGTCAATAATGGCGGTAACTTTTACAAACAAATCTGCTTTAGTTATGCGTAATCGTGTTCAATCTTTAATTGGTGTTCAAAAAAAAAGTGATATATGGATTAGTACTTTTCATGGATTAGCAAATCATTTGTTACGCACTCATTATATAAATGCAAATTTACCAAAAGATTTTCAAATCCTTGACAAGAATGATCAAATTCGACTTTTAAAACAATTAATACGTTCTCTTAATTTAAATGAAAAAAAATACAGCGTGCATCAGGCTATGCATTATGTCAATACAGAAAAAAATAAAATTTCAGACATTCAAAATACTAATATAAATAATAATTCAATAAAAACGACATGGATACGACTTTATCAATCTTATCGTGATATATGTCACCGTTCTGGGTTAATAGATTTTAATGAATTATTAGAACGCGCATATTTGCTATGTTTAAATTATCCAAATATTTTGCATTATTATCAAAAACGATTTACTAATATTTTAGTAGATGAATTTCAAGATACTAATAAAATACAATATGATTGGTTATGCCTGTTGTCAAGGGAAAGTAATAATTTAATGATTGTTGGTGATGATGATCAATCTATTTATGGTTGGAGAGGGGCACAAGTAAAAAATTTTCAAAGATTTTTAGAAGATTTTAAAAATGTACGAATTATTACATTAGAACAAAATTATCGTTCTACTAATAATATTTTGAAAGCTGCCAACGCTCTTATTTGTAAAAATCACACACGTCTAAAAAAAAAATTATGGACACGCGAAAACAAAGGGGATGCAATTTCTGTTTATTGTGCTTTTAACTCAGCAGATGAAGCTTTATTTGTAGCAAACAATTTAATAAATTGGAAAAAAAAACATGGTTCACTCAATGAATGCGCTATTTTATATCGCAATAATTTTCAATCTCGTTTATTGGAAGAAATTCTATCAAAAAAAAATGTGCCTCATCAAATATATGGAGGAATAAAATTTTTTGAACGTAAAGAAATTAAAGATATCATGGCTTATTTAAAATTTATTATTAATCAAAATAATAATATTGCTTATATGCGAATAATTAATACACCTAATAGAGGAATTGGGCCACGTACTTTAGAAAGTATAAATAAATACGCTAATTTAAATCATTTAAGTCTATGGGACAGTAGCTTATTTATTTCAAACAAAAAGATTATTAAAGGAAAATCTGCTATTGCTCTAAAAAAATTTATTACATTAATAGATTCATTAAAAAAACAAATTTTAACTATATTGCCCTTACACGAACAAATTTATCATATTATTAGACAAGTCGGATTATGGAACACATATAAAGAAAAAACGTCGATACCAACGTATCATGAACATATACACAATATTCAAGAGCTAATTATAATGAGCAAACAATATGACAATTCATTAGAATCAACAATACATGAGTCTCCATTACAACAATTTTTGTCATATATTTCTTTAGAATTCGAAGAAAATTTATCTAATTCACATACAGATTCAGTTCAATTAATGACACTACATGCTGCAAAAGGATTAGAATTTTCCCAGGTATTTATTGTAGGACTAGAAGAAGGAATTTGCCCAAGTTATGTTGCTTTGACTAATAAAGAGCTATTAGAAGAAGAGCGTAGATTAATTTATGTCGGCATCACACGCGCTATGCATAAATTAACAATTAGTTATTCAGAAACCCGTCATGTCTATGGAAAAGAAACAATAATTCAATCACCGTCTAGATTTATTAACGAATTACCAATAGATTGTTTAGAAGTGTCTTAA
- the rho gene encoding transcription termination factor Rho, with the protein MNLTKLKNIPVSELVHLGESMGLENLARMRKQDIIFAIFKQHAKTGEDIFGDGVLEILQDGFGFLRSSDSSYLAGPDDIYVSPSQIRRFNLRTGDTISGKIRPPKEGERYFALLKVSDVNYDKPENARNKILFENLTPLHANSRLRMERGNGSTEDLTARVLDLASPIGRGQRGLIVAPPKAGKTILLQNIAQSISHNHPDCVLIVLLIDERPEEVTEMQRLVHGEVIASTFDEPASRHVQVSEMVIEKAKRLVEHKKDVIILLDSITRLARAYNTIVPSSGKVLTGGVDANALHRPKRFFGAARNMEEGGSLTIIATALIDTGSKMDEVIYEEFKGTGNMELHLSRKIAEKRVFPAIDYNRSGTRKEELLTTQDELQKIWILRKIIHPMSEIDAMEFMMNKLSMTKTNDEFFDMMKRC; encoded by the coding sequence ATGAATCTTACAAAATTAAAAAACATACCAGTTTCTGAGTTAGTACACCTTGGGGAAAGTATGGGTCTAGAAAATTTAGCACGTATGCGTAAACAAGATATTATTTTTGCTATTTTTAAACAGCATGCTAAAACTGGAGAAGATATTTTTGGGGATGGCGTATTAGAGATTTTACAAGATGGTTTCGGGTTTCTTAGGTCTAGTGATAGCTCCTATCTTGCAGGTCCAGATGATATTTATGTATCTCCTAGCCAAATTCGACGTTTTAATTTACGTACTGGAGATACTATTTCTGGGAAAATTAGACCTCCAAAAGAAGGTGAACGTTATTTTGCGTTACTTAAAGTAAGTGATGTAAATTACGATAAACCAGAAAATGCCCGTAATAAAATTTTATTTGAAAATCTCACCCCATTGCATGCAAACTCACGATTACGTATGGAGCGAGGGAACGGTTCTACAGAAGATCTAACCGCAAGAGTATTAGATTTAGCATCACCGATTGGACGTGGTCAACGAGGATTAATCGTAGCACCTCCTAAAGCAGGAAAAACCATACTTTTACAAAATATTGCACAAAGTATTAGTCATAACCATCCAGACTGTGTACTGATAGTACTTTTGATAGATGAACGCCCAGAAGAAGTTACTGAAATGCAACGCTTAGTGCATGGAGAAGTAATTGCGTCTACTTTTGATGAACCAGCTTCTCGTCATGTACAAGTATCCGAAATGGTAATTGAAAAAGCTAAACGACTAGTGGAACATAAAAAAGATGTCATTATTTTATTAGATTCTATCACACGATTAGCTAGAGCCTATAATACTATTGTACCTTCATCTGGAAAAGTATTAACAGGTGGAGTCGATGCCAACGCTTTACATCGTCCAAAACGATTTTTTGGAGCTGCTCGTAATATGGAAGAAGGAGGAAGTTTAACTATTATAGCTACTGCTTTAATAGATACCGGATCAAAAATGGATGAAGTAATTTATGAAGAATTTAAAGGAACTGGAAATATGGAGCTACATTTATCAAGAAAAATAGCTGAAAAACGTGTTTTCCCAGCAATCGATTATAATCGATCTGGAACTAGAAAAGAAGAATTGTTAACTACTCAAGATGAACTACAAAAAATATGGATTTTACGTAAAATTATTCATCCAATGAGCGAAATTGACGCAATGGAATTTATGATGAATAAACTATCTATGACTAAAACTAATGATGAATTTTTTGATATGATGAAACGATGTTAA
- the ilvC gene encoding ketol-acid reductoisomerase has translation MANYFNTLTFIQKLEHLKKCRFMSHNEFSEGIQALLSKKIAIIGCGSQGLNQGLNMRDSGVNISYVLRRESIINKQESWLRATQNKFTIGTYEEIIPKSDVIINLTPDKNHTEIVKKIEPLMKHGSVLGYSHGFHIVEVGEKIRQDITVIMVAPKCPGTEVRQEYQRGFGVPTLIAVHKENNAYNIGMELAKSWAFSLGSHRAGVLESSFVAEVKSDLMGEQTILCGMLQAGSILCFDYMINNGIDSGYSGKFIQYGWEVMTEALKHGGITLMMDRLSNVAKIRAFILSEKLKNILKPIFERHMENILNGTFSAEMMSDWKNNDSKLLAWRKKTSQLSLEKAPNYQQEILNQTYFDHGILMVAIIKAGVELSFDTMTKAGIAPESAYYESLHELPLIANTIARKKLYEMNTVISDTAEYGNYLFCNAVVPLLKKTIIPNLKKGDLGTSPEEIKIDNIILRNTNETIRNHAIEKVGIKLRSHMQNMKNLSFINN, from the coding sequence ATGGCTAATTATTTTAATACATTAACTTTTATACAAAAATTAGAACATTTAAAAAAATGTCGATTTATGAGTCATAATGAATTTTCTGAAGGAATTCAAGCTTTGTTATCTAAAAAAATAGCTATAATAGGTTGTGGATCTCAAGGATTAAATCAAGGTTTAAATATGAGAGACTCAGGTGTAAATATTTCATACGTTTTACGTCGAGAATCTATTATTAACAAACAAGAATCTTGGTTAAGAGCGACACAAAATAAATTTACTATAGGAACTTATGAAGAAATTATTCCAAAATCAGATGTTATTATTAACTTAACTCCAGATAAAAATCACACAGAAATAGTAAAAAAAATAGAGCCTTTAATGAAACATGGGTCTGTATTAGGTTATTCACATGGATTTCATATTGTAGAGGTTGGAGAAAAAATTCGTCAAGATATTACTGTCATAATGGTTGCTCCAAAATGTCCTGGTACAGAAGTTCGTCAAGAGTATCAACGAGGATTTGGAGTGCCTACCTTAATCGCTGTACATAAAGAAAACAATGCATATAATATAGGGATGGAATTGGCAAAATCCTGGGCATTTTCGCTTGGCAGCCATCGTGCTGGAGTGTTAGAATCCTCATTTGTAGCAGAAGTTAAATCAGATCTTATGGGAGAACAAACCATTTTATGTGGAATGTTGCAAGCAGGATCAATTCTTTGTTTTGACTATATGATAAACAATGGTATTGATTCTGGATATTCGGGAAAATTTATTCAATATGGTTGGGAAGTCATGACCGAAGCATTAAAACACGGAGGTATCACATTGATGATGGACCGATTGTCTAATGTTGCTAAAATACGTGCTTTTATATTATCTGAAAAATTAAAAAATATATTAAAACCAATTTTTGAAAGACACATGGAAAATATACTTAATGGGACATTTTCTGCAGAAATGATGTCGGATTGGAAAAATAATGATTCTAAATTACTTGCTTGGAGAAAAAAAACCAGTCAACTTTCATTAGAAAAAGCGCCAAACTATCAACAAGAAATTTTGAATCAAACATATTTTGATCATGGAATATTAATGGTGGCTATAATAAAAGCAGGGGTAGAGCTATCTTTTGACACAATGACAAAAGCTGGTATAGCGCCAGAATCAGCATACTATGAGTCATTACATGAATTACCTTTGATTGCAAATACTATAGCTCGAAAAAAATTATATGAAATGAATACGGTAATTTCCGATACTGCAGAATATGGAAATTATTTGTTTTGTAATGCAGTAGTGCCTTTATTAAAAAAAACTATAATACCTAATTTGAAAAAAGGAGATTTAGGTACATCTCCCGAAGAAATTAAAATAGACAATATTATTTTACGTAATACTAATGAAACGATTAGAAATCATGCAATAGAAAAAGTTGGAATTAAATTAAGAAGTCATATGCAAAACATGAAAAATTTATCATTTATTAATAATTAA
- the hemD gene encoding uroporphyrinogen-III synthase, with the protein MSILITRPSPYGEKLVNKLLSVGKFAHHLPLICFSTGKTLSFLEQRLNLLSTGDLLCIVSQNAIKYAHSQLLSLGVSWPTKLVYYSIGRATSIKMYKLSGIASKYPKDKETSENLLQLPELIDSYGKRVLILRGSNGRTVLDDTLQKRGALVLSCECYRRQLLQYNGEEQSCRLLELNIKTVVVTSGEILKQLYYLIPKFYRTSWLIRCRLIVVSLRLAKLAKSLGWTDIIIACSANNDVLTHVLIKNS; encoded by the coding sequence ATGAGCATTTTAATCACTCGACCATCTCCATATGGAGAAAAATTAGTAAATAAATTACTTTCTGTCGGTAAATTTGCACATCATTTACCGTTAATTTGTTTTTCTACGGGGAAAACGCTGTCTTTTTTGGAACAACGATTAAATCTACTTTCTACAGGTGATTTATTATGTATTGTATCGCAGAATGCAATTAAGTATGCCCACAGCCAGTTACTTAGTCTAGGAGTATCTTGGCCTACTAAATTAGTATATTATTCCATTGGTCGCGCAACTAGCATAAAGATGTATAAATTATCAGGAATTGCTTCGAAATATCCTAAAGATAAAGAAACAAGTGAAAATTTATTACAACTACCTGAATTAATTGATAGTTATGGGAAACGTGTTCTTATTTTGAGAGGTAGTAATGGACGTACTGTTTTGGACGATACTCTTCAGAAAAGAGGAGCGTTAGTGTTATCTTGTGAATGCTATCGTAGGCAATTGTTGCAATATAATGGAGAGGAACAATCATGTAGGTTGTTAGAATTGAATATTAAAACGGTGGTAGTTACTTCTGGAGAAATACTAAAGCAATTATATTATTTGATTCCTAAATTTTATCGTACATCTTGGTTAATACGATGCAGGCTTATAGTGGTAAGTTTGCGTTTGGCTAAATTAGCTAAAAGTTTGGGTTGGACAGATATTATTATAGCATGTTCGGCAAACAACGATGTGCTAACTCATGTTTTAATTAAAAACTCTTAA
- the dapF gene encoding diaminopimelate epimerase has translation MRFSKMNGLGNDFIIIDAITQNIHLTPKNIKYLSNRYYGIGCDQLLIVEPPYDPKIDFHCRIYNANGTEVNQCGNGIRCCAQFVYLKKLTNKRNIHISTRTHHTVLSIMDDNHISVNMGPPIFDPKLIPFYASQYQKTYILFLPTQTILCGIVSMGNPHCVILVETIETVQVSSLGSTLKNHHCFPEQVNVSFMQIIDRSNIRLRIYERGVGETQACGTAACAAVAIGIQQELLCETVDVILPGGTLSIHWKGIGNPLYMTGPTSYVYDGDIDL, from the coding sequence ATGAGATTTTCAAAAATGAATGGATTAGGTAATGATTTTATCATTATAGATGCTATAACACAAAATATACATCTCACTCCTAAAAATATAAAATATCTATCGAATCGATATTATGGAATTGGATGTGACCAGTTGCTAATAGTAGAACCTCCTTACGATCCAAAAATAGATTTTCATTGCAGAATTTATAATGCAAATGGAACAGAAGTCAATCAATGTGGAAACGGTATTCGTTGTTGTGCGCAATTTGTTTACTTAAAAAAATTAACTAACAAACGAAATATTCACATTAGCACTCGAACTCATCATACAGTCCTATCCATAATGGATGACAATCATATATCTGTCAACATGGGCCCACCAATATTTGATCCAAAACTTATCCCATTTTATGCATCACAATATCAAAAAACTTATATTTTATTTTTACCTACACAAACAATATTATGTGGTATAGTATCCATGGGTAATCCTCATTGTGTCATTTTAGTTGAAACAATAGAAACCGTCCAAGTTAGTTCATTAGGGTCAACATTAAAAAATCATCATTGTTTTCCGGAACAAGTCAATGTAAGTTTTATGCAGATTATTGATCGTAGCAACATCCGATTACGAATATACGAACGGGGGGTAGGAGAAACTCAAGCCTGTGGAACTGCCGCTTGTGCGGCTGTGGCTATAGGCATTCAGCAAGAGCTGTTATGTGAAACAGTAGACGTAATATTACCCGGAGGCACTTTGTCTATACACTGGAAAGGTATAGGAAATCCATTATATATGACTGGACCAACATCGTACGTATACGATGGAGATATTGACTTATAA
- the hemC gene encoding hydroxymethylbilane synthase — MNTRILRIATRKSRLAICQAQYVCNELKRYHPTVQIELIPIMTTGDKFLNVASKDKIKRGAFIKELEHALIDFRADIAVHSMKDITVPLPAELILPILCERNDPRDAFVSLKYSNIDTLPIGSTIGTSSLRRQCQIRAQRPDLIINNLRGNIDTRLKKLHYDQYDAIILAVAGLNRLKLNEYIRVHIDPSDLLPAMGQGTIAIECRLDDTDILSLLSPLYHRETSLRIKAERAVTTYLESYCQLPIASYAEIEGDQIWLRALIGLPDGSKITRIEGRAPLDQAENLGLILAEDLLIQFTK; from the coding sequence ATGAATACTAGAATTTTAAGAATCGCTACGCGAAAAAGTCGACTGGCTATTTGTCAAGCTCAATATGTTTGTAATGAATTAAAGCGTTATCATCCAACTGTACAAATAGAATTGATACCTATTATGACAACAGGAGATAAATTTTTAAATGTTGCTTCAAAGGATAAAATTAAAAGAGGTGCATTTATTAAAGAATTAGAACACGCATTGATAGATTTTCGTGCTGATATTGCTGTTCATTCTATGAAAGATATTACAGTACCTTTACCAGCTGAGTTAATTCTTCCAATTCTATGTGAACGCAATGATCCACGTGATGCCTTTGTTAGTCTAAAATACTCTAATATAGATACGTTACCTATTGGTAGTACAATAGGAACATCAAGTTTACGTAGACAATGTCAAATACGCGCTCAACGTCCAGATTTAATAATAAATAACTTACGAGGCAATATAGATACTAGATTAAAAAAATTACATTATGATCAGTATGATGCAATTATTTTAGCTGTAGCTGGTCTGAATCGATTAAAATTAAATGAATATATTCGTGTTCATATTGATCCATCCGATCTATTACCAGCTATGGGACAAGGTACTATAGCTATAGAATGTCGTTTAGATGATACTGATATTTTATCGTTGTTATCACCTTTATATCATCGGGAAACTTCATTGCGTATTAAAGCAGAACGTGCTGTCACTACTTATTTAGAAAGTTATTGTCAATTACCAATTGCTAGTTATGCTGAAATTGAAGGAGATCAAATATGGCTACGTGCGCTTATTGGATTGCCTGACGGAAGTAAAATTACTCGTATTGAAGGACGAGCACCTTTAGATCAAGCAGAAAATCTGGGATTGATTCTTGCTGAAGATTTATTAATTCAATTTACAAAATGA